The Marispirochaeta aestuarii genome contains a region encoding:
- a CDS encoding ABC transporter substrate-binding protein, with protein MSAQRTTIFLILLFSVSALLFAGGAGEKPDEALKIGLLPDADSLPFLVAREEGRFSDAGAAVELVMFQNPVERDAAFQAGQIDGIIADAIGSILLFTGGMDVRIASITTGRYGLAAAPGSNAGSPADLAGKEIGVSSNTVIEYVASSLLSEAGIPDSGFKPLAVPKIPVRMELLLNGKLPAACLPEPLYALAVARGAVPLGDSNALGMDPGVMLFDGEVLRERSDEIVRVYRAYWEACRNINTDPDAYRDFLVDVMGFPPVIRESFSFVEYEYPRLPEREEISAAADWMMRRGMIEAPPEYEDLCFDAVVEELEQ; from the coding sequence ATGTCTGCACAACGAACAACAATTTTTCTCATTCTGCTGTTTTCTGTTTCCGCCCTGCTCTTTGCCGGAGGTGCCGGTGAAAAACCTGACGAGGCCCTTAAAATCGGACTTCTCCCGGATGCCGATTCCCTGCCTTTTCTGGTCGCCCGGGAGGAGGGTCGTTTTTCCGATGCAGGGGCGGCGGTTGAACTGGTGATGTTTCAGAATCCCGTGGAACGGGATGCAGCCTTCCAGGCAGGGCAGATCGATGGAATCATTGCCGATGCCATCGGATCGATCCTCCTTTTTACCGGGGGCATGGACGTCCGGATTGCCTCCATTACCACCGGACGCTACGGGCTGGCCGCCGCCCCGGGATCGAATGCCGGGAGCCCCGCGGATCTTGCAGGAAAGGAGATCGGTGTCTCATCCAATACCGTGATCGAGTACGTGGCCTCCAGCCTGCTCAGCGAGGCAGGGATTCCGGATTCCGGGTTCAAGCCCCTGGCGGTACCCAAAATCCCGGTAAGGATGGAACTTCTTCTTAACGGAAAGCTCCCTGCAGCCTGTCTTCCTGAACCTCTCTATGCCCTCGCGGTGGCCAGAGGTGCGGTGCCCCTGGGAGACAGCAATGCCCTGGGTATGGATCCGGGGGTCATGCTCTTTGACGGGGAGGTCCTCCGGGAGCGCTCCGATGAGATAGTGCGGGTCTACCGGGCCTACTGGGAAGCCTGCAGGAATATCAACACCGATCCTGACGCCTACCGGGATTTTCTGGTGGACGTAATGGGATTTCCGCCGGTGATCAGGGAAAGCTTCTCCTTTGTGGAGTATGAGTATCCCCGGCTTCCGGAACGGGAGGAGATAAGCGCTGCCGCCGACTGGATGATGCGGCGCGGAATGATTGAAGCCCCTCCGGAATACGAGGATCTCTGTTTTGATGCCGTAGTTGAAGAACTGGAGCAATAA
- a CDS encoding ABC transporter permease, which produces MKRTAFAVVFLFALWWIASFLVARPFLPSPVSVGREMFTEIVRGELMLHLGSSLFRVLAALAAAFVPALVLGILSGTVGAADSVVSPVVYVLFPVPKIALLPIILLFLGLGDLSKIFLVALIVFFQFYLEIRDGTAGINRHYFDSLYTLGGSRRDLLVHVILPALLPRIFSSLRLTLGTAFAVLFLAETFATQTGIGWYIMDSWSRISYTRMYAGIMALSLAGLLFFAVLDLLQRLFCRWYA; this is translated from the coding sequence ATGAAAAGGACAGCCTTTGCCGTGGTGTTCCTCTTTGCCCTGTGGTGGATCGCTTCGTTCCTGGTGGCCCGGCCCTTTCTGCCCTCCCCCGTGTCCGTCGGCCGTGAAATGTTTACGGAGATTGTCAGGGGCGAACTGATGCTCCATCTCGGTTCTTCTCTCTTTCGCGTGCTGGCCGCACTGGCTGCGGCCTTTGTTCCAGCCCTGGTTCTGGGAATTCTTTCCGGGACCGTCGGCGCAGCGGACTCTGTCGTGAGCCCCGTGGTCTATGTTCTCTTTCCGGTTCCGAAAATCGCCCTTCTGCCGATCATTCTGCTCTTTCTGGGGCTTGGGGACCTTTCAAAGATATTTCTCGTGGCCCTGATCGTTTTCTTTCAGTTTTACCTGGAAATTCGGGACGGAACCGCGGGAATCAACAGGCATTATTTCGACTCTCTCTATACCCTGGGGGGAAGCAGGCGGGACCTTCTGGTCCACGTGATTCTGCCTGCCCTGCTTCCGCGGATTTTCAGCTCCCTGAGGCTGACTCTGGGGACCGCCTTCGCGGTGCTGTTTCTGGCTGAGACCTTCGCCACTCAGACGGGGATAGGCTGGTACATCATGGACAGCTGGTCCAGGATCTCCTACACCCGTATGTACGCCGGCATCATGGCCCTGAGCCTGGCGGGACTTCTCTTTTTTGCGGTCCTGGACCTGCTGCAGCGGCTGTTTTGCCGGTGGTATGCCTGA
- a CDS encoding 4-hydroxybenzoate octaprenyltransferase, producing the protein MIKRLLRRGRGIGRAVMIEHSLFSLPFALVALLSESAGRPPWSTVGWIILAVVAARNGANALNRLVDEKIDAENPRTADRPLQTGRVRRLELILFTLFCGLLLLVSAWMLNPLCLALVPAAAVMIMGYSYTKRFTWLCHYWLGFTCSAAVMGTFLALTGSFQWRFFPLTGAVMFWVAGFDIIYALQDIDHDRSHGLRSIPARFGRFPALGFAAASFAVFMAGTVMHGLLYGFNAWYYAGVAVSGGILCWELLIAWKSEKSPENRIPFAAYKLNQTLSPIFLLFALAAVYLPGGLHG; encoded by the coding sequence TTGATTAAAAGACTCCTTCGAAGGGGACGGGGCATCGGCAGGGCCGTCATGATCGAGCACAGCCTCTTCTCCCTGCCCTTTGCCCTTGTCGCCCTCCTCTCCGAGAGTGCGGGACGACCCCCCTGGAGCACGGTGGGCTGGATCATTCTGGCCGTGGTGGCCGCCAGAAACGGGGCGAATGCCCTCAACCGCCTGGTGGACGAGAAGATTGACGCGGAAAACCCCCGGACCGCCGACAGACCCCTGCAGACAGGCAGGGTCCGTCGCCTGGAGCTGATACTCTTTACCCTCTTCTGCGGGCTCCTGCTGCTGGTTTCCGCCTGGATGCTGAATCCCCTCTGCCTGGCTCTGGTACCGGCAGCCGCTGTCATGATCATGGGGTATTCCTACACCAAGCGCTTTACCTGGCTCTGTCACTACTGGCTGGGATTTACCTGCTCCGCCGCGGTCATGGGTACCTTTCTGGCTCTGACCGGCAGCTTTCAGTGGCGCTTTTTTCCGCTGACGGGGGCGGTCATGTTCTGGGTGGCCGGTTTCGACATAATCTACGCCCTGCAGGATATCGACCACGACCGAAGCCACGGACTCCGATCTATCCCGGCCCGCTTTGGCAGATTCCCCGCTCTCGGATTCGCTGCGGCGAGTTTTGCCGTCTTTATGGCCGGTACCGTAATGCACGGCCTGCTTTACGGATTCAATGCCTGGTATTACGCCGGGGTCGCTGTTTCCGGGGGAATCCTTTGCTGGGAACTGCTGATAGCCTGGAAGAGTGAAAAGTCCCCGGAAAACAGGATCCCCTTTGCAGCTTATAAATTGAATCAGACTCTGTCTCCGATATTCCTGCTCTTTGCACTTGCGGCGGTCTACCTTCCCGGAGGACTCCATGGCTGA
- a CDS encoding UbiX family flavin prenyltransferase, whose product MAERGLPVVVAITGASGAVYGLRLVQLLMEQGIPLYLLLSRNGEDVILQETGRSRDEWLREFRAVGSLETPEITDYFSPIASGSFLTRGMVAAPCSMGALGRIASGTSDSLVERAADVSLKERRPLILLTRETPLSGIHLENMLKVTRAGGIIMPPVPAFYTQPKSIDELVDQSLYRVLDLLGLPSSRARRWNSGQES is encoded by the coding sequence ATGGCTGAACGTGGACTCCCCGTTGTCGTCGCCATCACCGGAGCAAGCGGCGCCGTTTACGGTCTGCGTCTGGTGCAGCTCTTGATGGAGCAGGGTATACCCCTTTATCTGCTCCTCTCGAGAAACGGTGAGGATGTAATCCTGCAGGAGACCGGCCGGAGCCGGGACGAGTGGCTGCGGGAGTTTCGCGCCGTCGGGAGCCTTGAAACCCCGGAGATTACGGATTATTTTTCCCCCATCGCCTCGGGTTCATTCCTTACCCGGGGTATGGTCGCGGCTCCCTGTTCCATGGGCGCCCTGGGACGAATCGCTTCCGGAACCTCCGATTCCCTGGTGGAACGGGCGGCGGACGTGAGCCTCAAGGAACGGCGTCCCCTGATTCTGCTGACCAGGGAGACCCCCCTTTCGGGGATACACCTGGAGAACATGCTGAAAGTAACCCGGGCGGGGGGCATTATCATGCCCCCTGTTCCCGCATTTTATACCCAGCCGAAAAGCATCGACGAGCTTGTTGACCAGAGCCTTTACCGGGTCCTCGACCTTCTGGGGCTCCCGTCATCCAGGGCGCGCCGCTGGAATTCGGGTCAGGAGTCGTAA
- a CDS encoding CARDB domain-containing protein: protein MKKPAAAAVLFYLAIFTAFILTGCSGGGAGGGEQPYAPQSSLDDIILDTDFLQHVYLDITQSQIANTSVDMEYSLTDGSTWVDCTDNPQPVVLTVGTGVWIRNEGDGSSERFLGQVDALSGPDINAGDELYVGVYDAGANTWDDVSSVSPGNILNILAYIQNIGTDACPSGHRFDFYISDDTTITTADTLIRSYVYTSATAAGGTMSFVLTFQVPSGFSAGTYYIGYIADAGNTVSEMNEGNNTSAPEGVTPLIVKDNSAVPGGAVKIYNSWGEGNGWENNADGYYWMPYEVLKNNRMLVSYYYNDFTREYNPTSVLVFSLTHPERDKLRVTVGLGDPADPYMKKTFQSEWNSTDLISGAIPFPANSMILDISEFASGINSYDLFFMVENSSGTSGSLGNLSLELYGDYDSPAIRTLNSVSTTLPATLSANAETTVYLSTAGELTLTEQQQILPMSRSTSLSGITFNERMPSSGEIARNIDRYGVYIPGKNYNTIVKQGFGTGYAPPSRSVWESTRILESIDTGITRGTLPMAVDNSASVYFPPTGNQGSEGSCSAFSVGYYIQTYTEAKEHNWDLSSTSWTGGATGSPSSNLDKIFSPDFIYHQINDGGDNGSNIIQAAGLVTRIGGATWNTMPYDTADSTSWPSEAAWREAPKYRGREPAKYYWDNLSAGYFVIEDDSGIQLLKSLLNAGYCVSTGIAAETVYNGLDINDVVNSAVTWTSTNHAQTIVGYKEGTSWDPSNPDS, encoded by the coding sequence ATGAAAAAACCCGCAGCGGCAGCCGTTCTGTTTTACCTTGCCATCTTTACAGCTTTTATCCTTACAGGCTGCAGCGGCGGTGGGGCCGGGGGAGGAGAGCAACCCTATGCTCCTCAATCATCACTGGACGATATAATCCTGGACACGGATTTCTTACAACATGTCTATCTCGACATTACCCAGAGTCAGATTGCCAATACATCCGTGGATATGGAATACAGCCTTACCGATGGATCCACCTGGGTGGACTGTACCGACAATCCCCAACCGGTGGTATTGACGGTCGGAACCGGAGTGTGGATCCGTAATGAAGGAGACGGTTCATCCGAGCGCTTTCTCGGCCAGGTGGATGCTTTATCCGGTCCCGATATTAATGCGGGGGATGAGCTGTATGTCGGTGTCTATGACGCCGGAGCCAACACCTGGGACGATGTCTCCTCTGTGTCACCGGGAAATATCCTCAATATTCTTGCCTATATCCAAAATATCGGTACCGATGCCTGCCCTTCCGGTCACCGCTTCGACTTCTATATTTCGGATGACACGACAATAACGACTGCCGATACATTGATCCGCAGCTATGTGTATACCTCCGCTACAGCTGCCGGCGGAACAATGTCTTTCGTCCTCACCTTCCAGGTTCCCTCCGGCTTCTCCGCCGGGACCTACTACATCGGATATATCGCCGACGCAGGGAATACTGTCAGCGAGATGAACGAGGGCAACAACACCTCCGCTCCCGAGGGGGTTACTCCGCTGATCGTCAAGGACAATTCAGCAGTCCCGGGCGGGGCCGTTAAAATCTACAATTCCTGGGGTGAAGGGAACGGCTGGGAGAATAATGCCGACGGATACTACTGGATGCCCTACGAGGTCCTGAAAAATAACCGGATGCTGGTGAGCTACTACTACAACGATTTTACCCGGGAGTATAATCCCACCTCTGTACTGGTCTTTTCACTGACCCATCCGGAACGGGATAAGCTGCGCGTTACCGTCGGCCTGGGAGATCCAGCTGATCCGTATATGAAAAAAACATTTCAAAGTGAATGGAACAGCACAGACCTGATCAGCGGAGCGATCCCTTTTCCAGCCAACAGCATGATCCTGGATATAAGTGAGTTCGCAAGCGGCATCAACAGCTACGATCTCTTTTTCATGGTGGAAAATTCCAGCGGTACTTCCGGTTCACTTGGCAATCTGAGTCTCGAACTCTACGGCGATTATGATTCCCCCGCAATAAGAACGCTGAATTCTGTCTCCACCACATTACCCGCAACCCTTTCTGCAAACGCAGAAACAACCGTATACCTCAGCACTGCAGGAGAACTGACCCTGACCGAACAACAGCAGATTCTCCCCATGTCCCGTTCCACGAGCCTGTCGGGCATTACTTTTAATGAACGTATGCCCTCCTCCGGAGAAATTGCCCGAAACATAGACCGCTACGGAGTGTATATTCCCGGAAAAAACTACAACACAATAGTCAAGCAAGGTTTCGGAACCGGATATGCCCCCCCGTCTCGAAGCGTATGGGAAAGCACCAGGATCCTGGAGAGTATCGATACCGGAATAACCAGGGGTACACTGCCCATGGCGGTTGACAACTCCGCCAGCGTTTATTTCCCCCCAACAGGCAATCAGGGATCCGAAGGTTCCTGTTCAGCCTTCTCGGTGGGCTATTACATCCAGACCTATACGGAAGCAAAGGAACACAACTGGGATCTTTCTTCAACAAGCTGGACCGGCGGCGCCACAGGTTCACCATCTTCAAACCTGGATAAAATTTTCAGCCCGGATTTTATCTATCATCAGATAAACGACGGCGGTGATAACGGGTCGAACATCATTCAGGCGGCCGGGCTGGTAACCAGAATCGGCGGCGCGACATGGAACACCATGCCCTACGATACTGCTGATTCAACCTCCTGGCCATCGGAGGCCGCCTGGCGGGAAGCCCCGAAATACCGGGGGCGGGAACCGGCCAAGTATTATTGGGACAATCTTTCAGCCGGTTATTTCGTTATAGAAGACGATTCAGGCATTCAGCTTCTGAAAAGTCTTCTCAACGCGGGCTACTGCGTCAGTACCGGTATTGCAGCAGAAACGGTGTATAACGGACTCGATATCAATGACGTCGTGAATTCGGCTGTTACGTGGACATCCACCAATCATGCCCAGACTATTGTAGGCTATAAGGAGGGGACCTCGTGGGACCCGTCAAATCCCGACTCCTGA
- a CDS encoding ABC transporter ATP-binding protein → MIHIRDLDFDYSSGQRVFRGLSHSFEAGKLHVVIGPSGCGKTTLLYLIAGLLSAKRGGLLLNGEAPQRGREKTAVILQEYGLFPWKTVCENMALGLRLRGFSRTERAFRIDRVLGELGLGGKEKSYPAKLSGGEKQRLAVGRSLVLDPDLMLLDEPFSSLDAMTREQLQDYLLAVHRERAMTIILVTHSIEEAAYLSDEIHVMDMQGGITRISNTSSRAGDRKSGGFFSSCVEIRNTLESITAKPAGGRI, encoded by the coding sequence ATGATTCATATCCGGGACCTGGATTTTGACTATAGCTCCGGACAGCGGGTGTTCCGGGGACTTTCCCACTCCTTTGAGGCGGGGAAGCTGCATGTGGTCATAGGGCCATCGGGCTGCGGAAAGACAACCCTGCTTTATCTCATCGCCGGGCTCCTGTCTGCCAAACGGGGAGGTCTGCTCCTGAACGGGGAGGCTCCCCAAAGAGGACGGGAGAAGACGGCGGTAATCCTGCAGGAGTACGGGCTCTTTCCGTGGAAGACGGTCTGCGAGAACATGGCCCTGGGCCTCAGGCTCCGGGGTTTTTCCCGGACTGAACGGGCTTTCAGGATCGACCGGGTCCTGGGGGAGCTGGGTCTCGGGGGCAAGGAAAAAAGCTATCCCGCAAAGCTCTCGGGAGGAGAGAAGCAACGCCTCGCCGTGGGGCGCTCCCTGGTCCTCGACCCGGACCTGATGCTCCTGGATGAACCCTTCTCGTCCCTGGACGCCATGACCCGGGAACAGCTTCAGGACTACCTGCTTGCCGTTCACCGGGAGAGGGCCATGACGATTATCCTGGTTACCCACAGCATTGAAGAGGCCGCCTATCTGAGCGATGAGATTCATGTAATGGACATGCAGGGCGGCATCACGAGGATCAGCAATACATCCTCCAGGGCAGGGGACCGAAAAAGCGGCGGTTTTTTTTCCAGCTGTGTCGAAATCAGGAATACCCTGGAAAGCATTACCGCGAAGCCCGCCGGAGGCAGGATATGA